A genomic stretch from Aedes albopictus strain Foshan chromosome 2, AalbF5, whole genome shotgun sequence includes:
- the LOC134286803 gene encoding uncharacterized protein LOC134286803 produces MAESVQALEQCCSAARSKVERIRSAILNADQDPEKFTHHGLKLYMKTVDAAYEEYNNFQNRIYLADPLRREEFEPKFIEFEELYEFVRIALSEMIQHYVDIEKAIADEAALDREKQLLAMKFSGNAVAVGERGGNSGVQESIVPYRMPPSLLLQQTPLPTFDGRYEHWHKFKARFCDIVDRCTQDSPATKLHYLDKALVGEAKGAIDEQTLNDNNYDGAWRILVERYENLPMVIHGHVTRLLNMKPMAKESSAELRTLIDDCMKRVESLEFHKLKMDKMSEAIVITLLASKLDPSTRRSWEASVEHGKLPVYKDTIAFLRKHSHVLERCEQNVTTVKNKVVSIRSQPSTVTSKTHTVTVSKANDGCPLCGSAHPVDTCGAFKRMNVDERYTKAKQLGLCFSCLQRGHRTAACKHSKTCPSCTKKHHALMHPDDKKPVAAESPQPPAAVQENSNQPMTAAKCTIPVVPMQTKQVLLATAVVMAYDSNGEAHKCRVLLDSGAMANFMSTRMAELLRLRKESANVPIDGVNGMKTIVKHKVSAKMVSRTTGFESSLDYLVVPRVTGALPATKIDPHSWQIPESVQLADPNFYEPGRIDMLVGAELFFDVLQEGKIKLSPNLPLLQESQLGWLVSGPVADTAPIGTVKVCQTGTSKATDEQLCQLLRRFWTIDELGNDTSPDPDDKCELNFQETHSRNKDGRYVVMLPFRDNVGELGESRKQAMRRFVALESRLERQPELKQAYAEFINEYLALGHCRVVTSAECEKNDFAHYLPHHCVIKPDSSTTKLRVVFDASAKSSTDLSLNDVMEIGPTVQDSLFNVILRFRLHKYVFTADIPKMYRQVMVHESHRKYQRILWRENKDQTVKELELNTVTYGTAAAPFLATRSIVQLAKDEQDDFPEASEAVVKCFYVDDVMTGADTLSGARQLQKNLITLLARGGFQLHKWCANDEALLEDIPIDAREKQLNFEDSDINGVIKTLGVLWDPSSDDFLFHVNPIGEGSEIPTKRMVLSDMSKLFDPHGLLAPIILIAKLWQQNVEWDEAIPKEQLRTWNRFRSELSSLNSLRINRRITVDDAVTVELHGFADASKVAYGCCIYLRSVKSDGVAEMRLICCKSRVAPMKEIQRDIKLDATPDEMTIPRLELCAALLLAEQVEKVRETLALTTAKVMLWSDSKIVLNWLKQMKTNTPVFVQNRVVKIRKLFGSHMWHYISTQHNPADLVSRGVFPEDLMRCEEWWSGPSVIPVVAENEGEPVESEGYSHQTVAAVVPERKAALKKQLDPYDVILKYSSYRKLQRIFGYVTRFIHNCRSKQNTTKRRTGVLNSEDHNEAQKAMVTIVQQVVYKDEIGCIQTKQSVKGKLRNLNPIYDDDERLLRVGGRIRNSDLPKDQKHPMILPENNHFTEVLVEALHREHLHVGLNGLLAVVRQKFWPVNAKRTIHRILKRCVICFRTNPRDVQQYMGDLPSCRVTAAQPFARTGIDYAGPFFIKVGRMKAKVMVYVSLFVCMTTKSIHLELVNEFCQPRGIKWSFNPPKAPHQGGIWEANVKCMKSHLCKTLNESYLTYEELNTLLIQIEGILNSRPLVQLTDDPFDYEALSPGHFLVGRELTAVAEPLYGDLKESSLSRYQLVQKRMQHFWQRWSNEYVTGLQKRGKWYKDPTKLRSGLLVIMKEDNMPPKTWKLGRIVETHPGKDGVVRVVTIRTSNSIYKRPTTQIAVLPIDDCTAESKE; encoded by the exons ATGGCGGAAAGTGTGCAAGCATTGGAGCAGTGTTGCAGTGCGGCTCGGTCGAAAGTGGAGCGGATCAGGTCGGCCATTTTGAATGCTGATCAGGATCCCGAAAAGTTCACCCACCATGGCTTGAAGCTCTACATGAAGACTGTCGATGCTGCCTATGAGGAGTACAACAATTTCCAGAACCGTATCTACCTCGCCGACCCTCTCAGGAGAGAAGAATTCGAACCGAAGTTTATTGAGTTCGAAGAGCTTTACGAGTTCGTTCGGATCGCGTTGAGCGAAATGATCCAGCATTACGTAGACATCGAAAAGGCGATAGCGGATGAAGCAGCTCTGGATCGTGAGAAGCAGCTTCTCGCTATGAAGTTTTCTGGAAATGCTGTAGCAGTGGGTGAGCGTGGCGGGAATAGTGGTGTGCAAGAAAGCATTGTGCCGTACCGCATGCCGCCGTccctgctgttgcagcaaacaccGTTACCAACGTTTGACGGCCGGTATGAGCACTGGCACAAATTCAAGGCTCGATTCTGTGATATTGTGGACCGGTGCACACAGGATTCTCCAGCAACGAAGCTCCATTATTTGGATAAGGCGTTAGTCGGAGAGGCGAAAGGAGCAATTGATGAGCAGACACTCAACGACAACAACTACGATGGCGCCTGGAGGATTCTGGTAGAACGCTATGAGAACCTCCCGATGGTGATTCACGGCCACGTCACGAGGTTGCTGAACATGAAACCGATGGCCAAGGAGTCGTCAGCAGAACTGCGAACGTTGATTGACGACTGCATGAAACGCGTGGAATCCTTGGAGTTCCACAAACTGAAGATGGATAAGATGTCCGAAGCTATTGTGATCACGTTGCTGGCGTCGAAGCTTGATCCGAGTACCCGCAGAAGCTGGGAGGCATCTGTTGAGCATGGTAAGTTACCAGTGTATAAAGATACGATCGCATTCTTGCGTAAACACTCTCACGTCTTGGAGAGGTGTGAGCAGAACGTCACGACAGTCAAGAACAAGGTCGTGTCGATAAGAAGTCAGCCGTCTACAGTCACTAGTAAGACGCACACTGTGACGGTTTCGAAGGCGAATGATGGATGCCCCCTGTGCGGATCTGCCCATCCGGTGGATACATGTGGAGCGTTCAAAAGGATGAATGTTGACGAGCGGTACACGAAGGCGAAGCAGCTGGGATTATGCTTCAGCTGTCTGCAGCGAGGGCATCGAACCGCTGCGTGCAAGCACAGCAAAACGTGCCCATCATGTACGAAGAAACATCATGCGTTGATGCATCCGGACGATAAGAAGCCTGTAGCAGCTGAGAGCCCGCAGCCACCTGCGGCAGTGCAGGAGAACTCCAATCAGCCGATGACCGCGGCGAAGTGTACGATTCCAGTCGTGCCAATGCAGACGAAGCAAGTTCTTTTGGCGACCGCTGTGGTGATGGCGTACGATTCCAACGGTGAGGCGCACAAATGCCGTGTGCTACTTGACTCCGGAGCGATGGCGAACTTCATGTCAACCAGAATGGCAGAGTTACTGCGATTGCGGAAGGAGAGTGCCAATGTCCCGATCGACGGCGTAAATGGGATGAAGACCATCGTGAAACATAAAGTGAGTGCTAAAATGGTATCCAGAACAACCGGTTTTGAATCATCGTTGGATTATCTGGTTGTCCCCCGAGTGACCGGTGCATTGCCGGCAACGAAGATCGACCCGCACAGCTGGCAGATTCCAGAGTCGGTACAGCTGGCCGACCCGAACTTCTACGAACCTGGTCGCATTGACATGCTTGTCGGTGCGGAATTATTTTTCGATGTGCTGCAAGAAGGTAAGATCAAATTGTCTCCTAATCTGCCATTATTGCAAGAGAGTCAACTGGGCTGGCTCGTTTCCGGACCGGTGGCCGATACTGCGCCGATCGGTACTGTGAAAGTGTGTCAAACTGGCACATCGAAGGCAACTGATGAACAACTGTGTCAACTACTTCGGCGGTTTTGGACCATCGACGAGCTTGGAAATGATACGTCCCCTGATCCAGACGATAAGTGTGAGCTGAACTTCCAGGAGACTCACAGCAGAAACAAGGATGGCCGGTACGTGGTGATGCTACCATTCCGTGATAACGTTGGCGAGCTcggtgaatcccggaagcaagcgatGCGGCGATTTGTTGCACTTGAGAGCCGTCTAGAAAGGCAGCCGGAGTTGAAGCAGGCGTACGCTGAGTTCATCAACGAGTACCTAGCGTTGGGTCACTGCCGAGTGGTCACAAGCGCCGAATGTGAGAAGAACGATTTTGCTCATTATCTGCCACACCATTGCGTGATAAAGCCGGACAGTTCTACGACCAAGCTGAGAGTGGTGTTCGATGCGTCGGCGAAGAGCAGCACAGATCTGTCTTTGAACGATGTGATGGAGATTGGTCCCACAGTGCAGGATTCACTCTTCAACGTGATTTTGAGATTTCGCTTGCACAAGTACGTCTTCACCGCCGACATCCCGAAAATGTATCGGCAGGTGATGGTTCACGAGTCTCACCGGAAGTAccaacggattctgtggagagagAATAAAGATCAAACAGTGAAGGAGTTGGAGCTGAATACGGTTACTTACGGTACAGCAGCCGCGCCTTTCCTGGCGACACGGTCCATCGTTCAACTGGCTAAAGATGAGCAGGACGACTTTCCGGAGGCGAGCGAGGCTGTTGTGAAGTGCTTCTACGTTGATGACGTGATGACTGGGGCTGATACCCTGAGCGGTGCTAGGCAGCTTCAGAAAAACTTGATCACACTCCTGGCCAGGGGTGGATTCCAGCTCCATAAATGGTGCGCCAATGATGAAGCATTGCTCGAAGATATCCCTATTGACGCCAGGGAGAAGCAGCTGAACTTCGAGGACAGTGATATCAACGGAGTCATCAAAACGCTTGGTGTCCTGTGGGATCCCTCTAGTGATGATTTCCTGTTCCACGTGAATCCAATCGGTGAGGGTTCCGAAATACCCACGAAGCGAATGGTGCTGTCGGACATGTCAAAGCTGTTCGATCCTCATGGCCTACTAGCACCGATCATACTCATTGCCAAACTGTGGCAGCAGAACGTGGAATGGGATGAAGCGATTCCGAAGGAGCAACTACGAACGTGGAACCGGTTCAGGTCCGAGCTTTCGTCTTTGAATTCTCTGCGGATCAACCGGCGGATTACTGTTGATGATGCGGTTACTGTCGAGCTGCATGGATTTGCTGACGCCTCCAAGGTGGCGTATGGGTGTTGCATATACCTGAGAAGTGTGAAGAGTGATGGGGTTGCCGAGATGCGATTGATTTGTTGCAAGTCACGGGTTGCCCCAATGAAGGAGATTCAACGAGACATCAAGTTGGACGCCACACCTGATGAGATGACGATCCCGCGGCTGGAGCTGTGTGCTGCATTGCTGTTAGCGGAACAAGTGGAAAAAGTGCGCGAAACCTTAGCATTAACAACCGCAAAGGTGATGCTTTGGTCGGACTCTAAAATAGTGTTGAACtggttgaaacaaatgaagacaAACACTCCAGTGTTCGTACAAAACCGCGTAGTGAAAATTAGAAAACTTTTTGGTTCCCACATGTGGCACTATATATCGACACAACACAACCCTGCAGATTTGGTGTCACGTGGGGTCTTCCCGGAAGATTTGATGCGTTGTGAAGAATGGTGGAGTGGCCCTAGTGTAATTCCTGTTGTAGCAGAGAATGAAGGCGAACCGGTGGAATCCGAAGGTTACTCCCACCAAACTGTGGCAGCTGTCGTACCGGAAAGGAAGGCTGCTCTGAAGAAACAACTTGACCCGTACGACGTGATCCTGAAGTACAGTAGCTATCGCAAGTTGCAGCGTATTTTCGGTTACGTGACTCGTTTCATTCACAACTGCCGATCGAAGCAAAACACTACGAAGCGCAGAACGGGTGTGCTCAACAGTGAGGACCACAACGAAGCACAGAAGGCGATGGTGACCATTGTCCAGCAGGTGGTCTACAAGGACGAAATCGGTTGCATCCAGACGAAGCAATCAGTCAAGGGGAAATTGCGCAACTTGAACCCGatctacgacgacgacgaaagactGCTGCGAGTCGGCGGTCGCATAAGAAACTCGGATCTACCCAAGGACCAGAAGCACCCGATGATTTTGCCGGAGAACAACCATTTCACCGAGGTGCTAGTTGAAGCGTTACACCGAGAGCATCTTCATGTTGGCTTGAATGGACTCCTCGCAGTGGTGCGACAGAAATTCTGGCCAGTGAACGCGAAACGAACCATTCATCGGATTTTGAAAAGATGTGTAATCTGTTTTCGAACGAACCCCAGAGATGTGCAGCAGTACATGGGTGACCTCCCGAGTTGTCGAGTCACGGCGGCTCAACCCTTTGCCAGGACCGGGATTGATTACGCTGGTCCATTCTTCATCAAGGTTGGCCGAATGAAAGCGAAGGTGATGGTGTACGTGTCCCTGTTCGTATGTATGACGACCAAATCCATACACCTCGAACTG GTGAACGAGTTCTGCCAACCGAGGGGAATTAAGTGGAGCTTCAATCCGCCCAAGGCGCCGCACCAAGGTGGCATTTGGGAGGCCAACGTGAAATGTATGAAGTCTCATCTGTGCAAGACCCTGAACGAAAGCTACTTGACCTACGAGGAGTTGAACACGTTGCTGATCCAAATTGAAGGGATATTGAATTCAAGGCCTCTGGTGCAGTTGACGGACGATCCTTTCGACTATGAGGCATTGAGTCCTGGACACTTCTTGGTTGGACGAGAGTTGACGGCGGTTGCAGAACCGTTGTACGGTGACTTGAAGGAGTCGAGCTTGTCACGGTACCAGCTGGTACAAAAACGGATGCAGCATTTTTGGCAGCGGTGGTCCAACGAATACGTAACCGGACTACAGAAACGCGGCAAGTGGTACAAGGATCCCACGAAACTGCGGAGCGGATTGCTTGTAATCATGAAGGAGGACAACATGCCACCTAAAACATGGAAGCTAGGTCGCATAGTTGAAACACATCCAGGTAAGGACGGGGTTGTACGTGTGGTCACAATCCGCACGAGCAACAGCATCTACAAGCGGCCGACGACCCAGATCGCTGTCCTTCCCATTGATGACTGCACGGCGGAGTCCAAGGAGTAG